One region of Chitinophaga varians genomic DNA includes:
- a CDS encoding DUF2306 domain-containing protein: MEVINPWTMTTPSSTAKYFRISAWALLSLLAVIVGLYPSLYFILGEKFGLLRSKPPALLSNTLWRIGFYAHIIPGGIALLTGWPQFSRRLRERKVQWHRQLGKVYIITTLISGLAGFCIGFTATGGPIAQTGFICLAVVWSTTTLRAYTAIRQGNTAQHEKLMIYSYAACLAAVTLRLWLPLLVYELHYFVIAYRVVAWLCWVPNIVVAWLIVRRMPKA, from the coding sequence ATGGAAGTTATAAATCCCTGGACCATGACCACCCCTTCTTCCACGGCAAAATATTTCCGGATCTCCGCCTGGGCACTCCTGTCCCTGCTGGCTGTTATCGTTGGTCTCTATCCCTCCCTGTATTTTATTCTGGGAGAAAAATTCGGCTTGCTGCGTTCCAAACCACCCGCTCTGCTGAGCAACACACTATGGCGTATTGGTTTTTACGCTCATATTATACCAGGTGGAATAGCACTGCTGACGGGCTGGCCACAGTTCAGCCGCAGGCTGCGTGAACGCAAAGTACAGTGGCACCGGCAACTGGGCAAGGTATACATCATCACCACCCTTATCAGCGGGCTGGCGGGCTTCTGCATTGGCTTCACCGCTACCGGCGGCCCCATTGCGCAAACCGGATTTATTTGTCTCGCTGTGGTATGGTCCACCACTACCTTACGGGCCTACACGGCTATCCGTCAGGGTAATACCGCCCAACATGAAAAACTGATGATATACAGCTACGCCGCCTGCCTCGCTGCGGTTACCCTCCGGCTATGGCTCCCGCTGCTGGTATATGAACTGCACTATTTTGTCATCGCCTATCGGGTAGTAGCCTGGCTTTGCTGGGTGCCCAACATCGTCGTGGCCTGGCTGATTGTCCGCCGGATGCCCAAAGCATAA
- a CDS encoding SDR family oxidoreductase has product MTFQNRTIFITGASRGIGEAIALKLAAAGANIVIAAKSTEEDPRLGGTIFSVAEAVEKAGGKALPVKVDIREEEQIQQAVQQAVEKFGGIDVVINNASAIQLTNTEQTPAKRFDLMYDINVRGTFLVTQHCIPYLKKGNNPHILTLSPPVNLSPNWLGPHVAYTISKYNMSMLTLGWAEELKSYGIAANSLWPATTIATAAIKNLLGGEALMKISRKPDIMADAAFYILGKPAASCTGNNFIDEAVLKAEGITDLAHYAVTPGGKLQPDLFL; this is encoded by the coding sequence ATGACCTTTCAAAATCGCACCATCTTTATCACCGGCGCCAGCAGAGGCATCGGTGAAGCCATTGCCCTGAAGCTCGCGGCAGCCGGCGCTAATATCGTTATCGCCGCCAAAAGCACCGAAGAAGATCCCCGCCTCGGTGGCACCATCTTCTCCGTGGCGGAAGCCGTGGAAAAAGCCGGCGGAAAAGCCCTGCCCGTCAAAGTGGATATCCGCGAGGAAGAACAGATACAACAAGCCGTGCAACAGGCAGTCGAAAAATTTGGCGGCATCGATGTGGTCATCAACAACGCCTCCGCTATTCAACTCACCAACACCGAGCAAACACCGGCCAAACGTTTCGATCTCATGTACGACATCAACGTCAGAGGCACCTTCCTGGTAACACAACATTGTATCCCCTATCTCAAAAAAGGGAACAACCCGCATATCCTGACACTGTCGCCACCGGTAAACCTGTCCCCCAACTGGCTCGGTCCGCACGTGGCCTATACTATCAGCAAATACAACATGAGCATGCTCACCCTGGGATGGGCGGAAGAGTTAAAATCATACGGCATTGCGGCCAATTCATTATGGCCGGCTACCACCATCGCTACAGCGGCCATTAAAAACCTGCTCGGCGGCGAAGCCCTGATGAAAATAAGCCGTAAACCGGACATCATGGCGGATGCAGCGTTTTACATACTCGGGAAACCGGCGGCTTCCTGTACGGGCAATAACTTTATTGATGAAGCAGTATTAAAAGCAGAAGGGATAACTGATCTGGCGCATTATGCTGTGACGCCGGGCGGGAAACTGCAGCCGGACTTGTTTCTCTGA
- a CDS encoding sensor histidine kinase, with the protein MTKKVIVVLLHIGYWMMYFFLILLFLAIIAKGNLRSANLRGSAPMAIFCFAPALLGFYSFYGLLFNRYLHPQRVGTLLLAGIVTVLCCGAISLLLLWPYKGLASGRQLVVMWLVTSGMAAIHGIIAFVLKGFISWYGDIQLKEALNKKNYETSMALIKAQINPHFLFNTINNIDVLISKDAGKASLYLNKLSGIMRFMLYETRGEIIPLSREMAYIDQYIELQRIRSSHAGYVTYEVEGTPGNRMIAPMLFISYIENAFKHAEHKKAENAIRIRLQIEDDRLVFSCRNLYSVEAPVKQEHNGLGNELLQQRLELLYPGRHELDITREGGVYQVNLILRDA; encoded by the coding sequence ATGACAAAGAAGGTAATCGTTGTACTGCTCCATATTGGATACTGGATGATGTACTTCTTCCTGATCTTACTTTTTTTGGCGATCATAGCCAAAGGCAACCTCCGTTCCGCCAACCTGCGAGGGTCAGCGCCAATGGCTATTTTTTGTTTTGCGCCCGCTTTGCTGGGTTTCTATAGCTTTTATGGCTTGTTGTTTAACCGTTACCTGCATCCTCAACGGGTAGGAACGTTATTGCTTGCCGGCATTGTTACCGTACTTTGTTGTGGCGCCATTTCCCTGCTGCTGCTGTGGCCTTACAAGGGTCTTGCCTCCGGCCGGCAGCTAGTGGTAATGTGGCTGGTCACATCCGGAATGGCGGCCATTCATGGCATTATTGCCTTCGTATTAAAGGGATTCATCAGCTGGTATGGAGACATTCAACTGAAAGAAGCGCTCAATAAAAAAAATTATGAGACCTCCATGGCGTTGATCAAAGCGCAGATCAACCCGCACTTTTTATTTAATACCATTAATAACATCGACGTATTGATCTCGAAAGATGCAGGGAAAGCTTCATTATATCTCAATAAACTGTCCGGTATCATGCGGTTTATGTTGTATGAGACCAGGGGGGAGATTATACCGCTGTCGCGGGAGATGGCCTACATCGATCAGTATATTGAGTTGCAGCGTATCCGGTCCTCCCATGCCGGATATGTCACCTATGAAGTAGAAGGTACGCCTGGCAACAGGATGATTGCCCCGATGCTTTTTATTTCCTATATCGAAAATGCGTTTAAACATGCGGAACATAAGAAGGCGGAAAACGCGATCCGTATCCGGTTGCAGATAGAAGACGACCGGCTGGTGTTTTCCTGTCGCAATCTGTATAGTGTGGAAGCGCCGGTGAAGCAGGAACACAATGGGCTGGGCAACGAGCTGCTGCAACAGCGGCTGGAGCTACTGTATCCAGGCCGCCACGAGCTGGATATTACACGCGAAGGAGGTGTTTATCAGGTAAACCTTATATTGCGGGACGCATGA
- a CDS encoding ABC transporter permease — MSTYICSVQSEWLKRKNSAATWLTVLGGTFVPLIILGVRLYHFDQLAGQNASADLWERLYHEGWQYMGFLLLPIGIILVTSLVTQLETRSNAWKLLHVTPQRFTIIFLAKLTVILMMLLCCLLLFNVGIYLTGVAPAWVMHDVPYPVAPFPRMKYLVGSTHFLLAGLPVLALQYLQGLLFRNFMLPLGIGLGLYIASVIALPWKYACTIPYIYCMMLANQGAIPSGVYIMSTGYFVLFGVLAYILYVRKKEKG; from the coding sequence ATGTCGACATACATCTGCAGTGTTCAGAGTGAATGGCTCAAAAGAAAAAACAGTGCCGCTACCTGGCTTACCGTTTTGGGCGGTACATTTGTGCCACTGATCATCCTGGGCGTACGGTTATATCATTTCGACCAGCTGGCCGGTCAGAACGCCTCGGCCGATCTATGGGAACGGTTATATCATGAAGGCTGGCAATACATGGGCTTCCTACTGCTGCCCATAGGCATAATCCTGGTAACGAGCCTGGTCACACAGCTGGAAACCCGCAGTAATGCCTGGAAGTTATTGCATGTAACGCCACAGCGGTTCACTATTATTTTCCTGGCTAAACTGACGGTTATCCTGATGATGCTGTTGTGCTGCCTACTGTTGTTTAACGTCGGTATTTACCTGACTGGCGTGGCGCCTGCATGGGTGATGCATGATGTGCCCTACCCTGTGGCTCCTTTCCCCCGGATGAAATACCTGGTTGGCAGCACACACTTTCTGTTGGCCGGTTTACCGGTATTGGCGTTACAATATTTGCAGGGATTGCTCTTCAGAAATTTCATGTTGCCCCTGGGAATAGGACTGGGGCTGTACATTGCATCAGTTATAGCGCTCCCGTGGAAGTATGCCTGCACAATTCCTTATATTTATTGTATGATGTTAGCCAATCAGGGGGCAATACCATCTGGTGTTTACATCATGTCGACAGGGTATTTTGTATTGTTTGGCGTGTTGGCTTATATACTGTACGTCAGAAAAAAAGAGAAAGGATAA
- a CDS encoding LytR/AlgR family response regulator transcription factor translates to MKISCIIVEDEPLAMERAKEYVGKLPYLHLLATFDNGMDAMVYLRLHPVQLILLDINIPGISGIQLLEAANTRCEIVLLTAYEEYALKGYELNVTDYLLKPYTFDRFVLAMDKVQHNLQRQAPSIPDYIFIKTSWRLEKVSLSDIIYIEGRRDYRKVYTQQKQIMTLQPFGWFEQELPPQQICRVHKSYMVAISKIDSIEKEGIRIAGITIPVSETYRKQFYALITRG, encoded by the coding sequence ATGAAGATCAGTTGTATTATAGTAGAAGATGAGCCGCTGGCCATGGAAAGGGCGAAGGAGTACGTTGGGAAACTGCCCTACCTGCACCTGCTGGCCACGTTTGACAATGGCATGGATGCCATGGTATACCTGCGGCTGCATCCTGTGCAACTTATCCTGCTGGACATCAATATCCCCGGTATTTCCGGCATACAACTGCTGGAAGCGGCCAATACCCGCTGTGAAATAGTGCTGCTCACTGCTTATGAGGAGTATGCGTTGAAAGGGTATGAGTTGAATGTGACTGACTACCTGTTGAAGCCTTATACGTTCGACCGCTTTGTGCTGGCGATGGACAAGGTACAGCATAACCTGCAGCGGCAGGCACCCTCCATACCGGATTACATCTTCATAAAAACCTCCTGGCGACTGGAAAAAGTGTCACTCAGTGATATTATTTATATAGAAGGCCGTCGCGACTACCGTAAAGTATATACGCAGCAGAAACAGATCATGACCCTGCAGCCATTTGGCTGGTTTGAACAGGAACTGCCGCCCCAGCAGATCTGCCGGGTGCATAAGTCTTATATGGTGGCCATCTCCAAAATAGACAGTATTGAGAAAGAAGGTATCCGTATCGCCGGGATTACCATTCCGGTATCCGAGACATACCGCAAACAGTTTTATGCTCTGATTACGCGTGGCTGA
- a CDS encoding ABC transporter permease, which yields MLTYLHSVQSEWLKRKNSAATWLTVLGAVLVPLIVLCYRFYYFELLATQNASADIWEQLYNRSWQYMGFLLLPMGVILVTSLITQIETRSNAWKLLHITPQRLTTIFFAKLTVILIMLLSFFLLFNIGIYLTGVLPALLVKEVPFPTAPFPWLKYLYGNGTFLVACLPIVAFQYLIGLRYRNFMAPLGVGLGLYIVSFIAFKWEYAYFIPYIYSILTFIDGMHHTVRPVNIYLLSTAYFVGFTVLAYTLYINKSEKG from the coding sequence ATGTTGACATATCTCCATAGTGTTCAGAGTGAATGGCTCAAAAGAAAGAACAGTGCCGCCACCTGGCTTACCGTTTTGGGCGCCGTGCTGGTGCCATTGATTGTACTGTGTTACCGTTTTTATTATTTTGAACTGCTGGCCACGCAAAACGCATCGGCCGACATATGGGAGCAGCTGTACAACCGTTCCTGGCAGTACATGGGATTCCTACTGTTGCCCATGGGCGTCATTCTGGTCACAAGTTTGATTACGCAGATCGAAACCCGCAGCAATGCCTGGAAGCTGTTGCATATAACGCCGCAACGGCTGACGACCATCTTCTTTGCTAAACTGACGGTTATTTTGATCATGCTGTTATCCTTTTTTCTGTTGTTTAACATCGGCATTTATCTGACGGGCGTGCTGCCGGCGCTTTTGGTAAAAGAGGTGCCCTTCCCCACAGCACCTTTCCCCTGGCTGAAATATCTGTATGGTAACGGAACGTTCCTGGTTGCCTGTCTGCCGATAGTGGCGTTTCAGTACCTGATAGGATTGCGCTACCGGAATTTTATGGCGCCGCTGGGAGTGGGGCTGGGCCTGTATATTGTGTCTTTCATCGCGTTCAAATGGGAATATGCTTATTTTATTCCCTACATTTATAGTATACTGACATTTATCGATGGTATGCATCATACAGTAAGACCGGTGAATATCTATTTGTTGTCGACCGCTTATTTTGTGGGGTTCACCGTATTGGCGTATACGTTATATATCAATAAAAGTGAGAAAGGATAG
- a CDS encoding amidohydrolase family protein → MTTNFSALLIAALLSGTAASAQTTLLKNATVIDGTGHRSQLYTDILLQGDTIAAVGSHLKAPGATVVDLTGKTVMPALISVHTHVGTLKGTTTNAVNYTRGNILRQLQQYADYGVLHVLAMGTDRPMLFESGLRDSSLTGLLPGARLHSAGYGFGVPNGAPPLEFGMDLVNRPATAADVAPAMDKVAQVRPDVVKMWLDDFSGRFKKMEPAVYKAVISEAHHHGIRVASHLYYAADAQQLADAGIDIFAHSIRDRDIDDKLLQTMKAKGIVYIPTLSLDEYAYIYARQPEWLHDEFFKRSLEPGVYEMITSPEYKQQLERSPAFAKNKAAFETALRNLRRIYRAGIFVAMGTDSGATPLRTQGFSEHLELELMVQAGLTPLEAISAGTRNAAKVLKLPNTGTIAPGQVADLLVLADNPESNIKNTRHIVTVYKAGKNIRP, encoded by the coding sequence ATGACAACAAACTTTTCTGCGCTGCTGATAGCAGCCTTGTTATCAGGAACAGCGGCGTCAGCGCAGACCACCCTGCTTAAAAATGCCACCGTGATAGATGGCACCGGCCACCGGTCCCAACTGTATACTGATATCCTGTTACAGGGAGATACCATTGCCGCCGTTGGCAGCCACCTGAAAGCGCCGGGCGCCACCGTGGTAGACCTCACAGGCAAGACCGTCATGCCCGCACTGATCAGCGTTCATACACACGTAGGCACGCTGAAAGGCACCACTACCAATGCCGTTAACTACACCCGGGGAAATATCCTGCGGCAGCTGCAACAGTATGCGGACTATGGCGTGCTGCATGTGCTGGCCATGGGCACCGACAGGCCCATGCTGTTTGAAAGCGGTCTGCGGGATTCATCGCTGACCGGACTGTTGCCTGGCGCACGCCTGCATTCTGCCGGTTATGGCTTCGGAGTGCCCAACGGCGCACCGCCGCTGGAGTTTGGCATGGACCTCGTAAACCGCCCCGCTACGGCCGCCGATGTGGCGCCGGCCATGGACAAGGTTGCACAGGTACGTCCCGATGTGGTGAAAATGTGGCTGGATGATTTCAGCGGCCGTTTTAAAAAGATGGAGCCTGCCGTATACAAGGCAGTGATCAGCGAAGCACATCACCACGGCATCAGGGTGGCCTCCCACCTGTATTACGCAGCAGACGCGCAACAGCTGGCTGATGCCGGCATCGATATTTTCGCTCACAGCATCCGTGACCGGGACATCGACGACAAACTGTTGCAGACCATGAAGGCGAAAGGCATCGTGTACATCCCTACGTTGTCGCTCGATGAATATGCCTACATCTACGCACGCCAACCCGAATGGCTACACGACGAATTCTTTAAACGTTCGCTGGAGCCGGGCGTATATGAAATGATCACCTCACCGGAATACAAACAGCAGCTGGAGCGCTCTCCCGCCTTTGCCAAAAACAAGGCGGCCTTTGAAACAGCGCTGCGCAACCTTCGCCGCATATACCGCGCAGGCATCTTCGTGGCCATGGGCACCGACTCCGGCGCTACGCCGCTACGTACACAGGGCTTCTCAGAACACCTGGAACTGGAGCTGATGGTACAGGCAGGACTGACGCCGCTGGAAGCCATCAGCGCAGGCACCCGCAACGCAGCCAAAGTACTGAAGCTCCCCAATACCGGCACCATCGCACCCGGCCAGGTGGCCGATCTGCTGGTGCTGGCAGACAACCCGGAGTCAAACATCAAAAATACCCGTCATATTGTGACTGTATACAAAGCCGGTAAAAACATCCGGCCATAA
- a CDS encoding AraC family transcriptional regulator, translating to MFNKLLHEPYDIVLEEKDSWENTRHPQTSFQLVYVREGKGHHHINDNQYDYCPGKLFLVAPEDRYHCDITEHTAFTIIRFTQLFITQLKDDAERLELCDWIKKTDYIFNNYHAKAGCIFRDAADGAMAQALLSGIAREHQQHGKGYQLIIRQSISILLNLIARNLLMSENPDVQENSGQFSILRMISYLQEHVYQPEMLRMPALAAHFNMSVHYLGEYFKKHTGESIQDYIIGYKLKLVDIRLCYSNMRVREIAQELGFTDESYLSRLFKKYRGITPGIYRKMNRKQETPH from the coding sequence ATGTTCAACAAACTGCTGCACGAACCATACGACATTGTGCTGGAAGAGAAAGACTCCTGGGAAAACACACGGCACCCGCAAACCTCCTTCCAACTGGTATACGTCCGCGAAGGAAAAGGCCATCACCATATCAATGACAACCAATATGATTACTGCCCGGGCAAACTGTTCCTCGTTGCCCCGGAAGATCGTTACCATTGCGATATCACAGAACACACTGCTTTTACTATTATTCGCTTCACACAGCTTTTTATCACACAATTAAAAGATGATGCTGAACGGCTGGAACTGTGCGACTGGATAAAAAAGACAGACTACATCTTCAATAACTATCACGCCAAAGCGGGCTGCATCTTTCGCGACGCCGCAGACGGCGCCATGGCCCAGGCACTACTCAGCGGCATCGCCCGCGAACATCAACAGCATGGCAAGGGTTATCAGCTGATCATCCGCCAGTCCATCTCCATTCTGCTCAATCTCATTGCCCGCAACCTTCTCATGTCGGAAAATCCTGACGTACAGGAAAACAGCGGCCAGTTCTCCATACTACGCATGATCAGCTACCTCCAGGAACATGTCTATCAACCGGAAATGCTGCGCATGCCGGCACTGGCTGCACACTTCAACATGTCGGTGCATTACCTCGGCGAATACTTTAAAAAACATACCGGTGAAAGCATACAGGATTATATCATCGGTTACAAACTAAAACTGGTGGACATCCGCCTTTGCTATAGCAACATGCGGGTACGGGAAATAGCGCAGGAACTGGGTTTCACCGATGAAAGCTACCTCTCCCGCCTGTTTAAAAAATACCGCGGCATAACACCGGGCATATACCGCAAAATGAACCGGAAGCAGGAAACCCCGCATTAA
- a CDS encoding 2'-5' RNA ligase family protein, whose translation MFQLQSKPVIVTLEIAPSDMARFNTLRELYFPSHANYLEAHLTLFYRLPGMEAVIPETLQQYSRRAPMALQVNGIVNFGTGVAYTLYAPALEALHKKLQVAFEPWLVRQDRQPLRPHITIQNKVTSFKAAQLHAQLSATFTPFDITATGFGTWEYLRGPWKALDKFMFQE comes from the coding sequence ATGTTCCAACTGCAATCCAAACCGGTAATCGTAACACTTGAGATAGCCCCTTCTGATATGGCACGGTTCAATACCTTGCGGGAATTGTATTTCCCGTCCCACGCCAATTACCTGGAGGCGCACCTTACCTTGTTCTACCGGTTACCCGGCATGGAAGCTGTTATCCCCGAAACGTTGCAGCAGTACAGCCGAAGGGCGCCTATGGCCCTTCAGGTAAATGGCATTGTGAACTTTGGCACCGGGGTAGCCTATACGTTGTATGCACCGGCATTAGAGGCGTTGCATAAAAAATTACAAGTGGCGTTTGAGCCCTGGCTGGTGCGGCAGGACCGGCAGCCCCTTCGTCCGCATATTACCATACAAAACAAAGTGACTTCTTTTAAAGCGGCGCAGTTACATGCACAGCTCTCCGCTACATTCACTCCTTTCGATATTACCGCTACCGGCTTTGGTACCTGGGAGTATCTGCGCGGCCCATGGAAAGCGCTGGACAAATTTATGTTTCAGGAATAG
- a CDS encoding protease complex subunit PrcB family protein, producing the protein MNRRTVIALPLVCLTLHSSLASRAANVYPATETVVTAMADQNKAAKVINYGQGIDLIVKALGLNIDNIRFIKEPKATDYCEYADNKAPYASSVIIAANNGITLDRKQRFNTPMTREQFALALEEAIEHTGPYPMNMMWINIGDAAAFVNKDKANNAVQALIKFGVVSLEKNNFRPRANVTPAEANAMVAKAAKFVKEHKQRVEEHQQQSEVTVTSTPVNAQVNSVVLSRGSQPNSGYQIAITGIDFAEGTATVRYRLTNPEPGKMYMQMITEPKAETFVGSAYKVVIQQDK; encoded by the coding sequence ATGAACAGACGTACTGTTATTGCATTGCCATTGGTTTGCCTGACACTTCACAGTTCCCTCGCAAGCCGGGCTGCAAATGTTTACCCCGCAACTGAAACTGTTGTTACTGCCATGGCAGACCAAAACAAAGCTGCCAAAGTGATCAACTACGGTCAGGGTATAGACCTGATCGTAAAAGCCCTGGGCCTCAATATTGACAATATCCGGTTTATCAAAGAGCCGAAGGCTACCGATTACTGCGAATATGCCGATAACAAGGCTCCCTACGCTTCATCCGTGATCATTGCGGCCAACAACGGCATTACGCTGGACCGCAAACAGCGTTTCAATACGCCTATGACACGTGAGCAGTTCGCGCTGGCACTGGAAGAAGCCATTGAACACACCGGTCCTTATCCGATGAACATGATGTGGATCAACATCGGAGATGCCGCAGCTTTCGTCAACAAAGACAAAGCGAATAATGCCGTACAGGCGCTGATTAAATTTGGTGTGGTATCGCTGGAGAAAAACAATTTCCGCCCGAGAGCGAATGTTACACCTGCTGAAGCCAATGCTATGGTGGCAAAGGCGGCCAAATTTGTAAAAGAACACAAACAACGCGTGGAAGAACATCAACAACAGAGCGAAGTAACGGTAACGTCTACACCGGTAAATGCGCAGGTGAACAGCGTGGTCCTGTCAAGAGGCAGCCAGCCCAATTCCGGCTACCAGATCGCCATTACGGGTATTGACTTTGCAGAAGGCACTGCCACCGTACGTTACAGGCTTACCAACCCCGAGCCCGGCAAAATGTACATGCAGATGATTACTGAGCCCAAAGCGGAAACTTTCGTGGGCAGCGCTTATAAGGTAGTTATACAACAGGATAAATAA
- a CDS encoding ABC transporter ATP-binding protein, protein MAYCIEVAGLAYQFRDKTPVLQDIQLKVPQGAIYGFLGPNGAGKTTTLRLITGLLRMQTGNVQVLGKSFRQHRLEILRQTGCLIESPAIYEHLSAADNLLVLQRIYQCPKANIMEALNTVGLQAVRDKKAGQFSLGMKQRLALAMALLHHPRLLILDEPTNGLDPNGIIEMRELLKKINREQGISILISSHLLPEIEKLATHIGIISKGRMVFEGSLEQLSGLRRQVRGYLLETTDNAVAAKLLSARDIPIVTDTEGIQLPALPVAVITELNSQLVQRGIGVYGIQPVKNDLETIFMDLIQP, encoded by the coding sequence ATGGCATACTGCATTGAAGTGGCCGGTCTGGCCTACCAATTTAGAGACAAAACACCTGTGCTGCAGGATATACAACTGAAGGTGCCGCAAGGGGCTATCTATGGTTTTCTGGGACCTAACGGTGCCGGCAAAACGACGACGCTGCGACTGATCACCGGCCTGCTGCGCATGCAGACAGGCAACGTGCAGGTCCTGGGCAAGTCTTTCCGGCAGCACCGGCTGGAGATCCTGCGGCAGACGGGCTGCCTGATCGAAAGTCCGGCTATCTACGAACATCTGAGCGCCGCAGACAACCTGCTGGTATTGCAACGTATTTATCAATGCCCCAAAGCCAATATCATGGAGGCATTGAACACAGTAGGGCTACAGGCTGTGCGCGATAAAAAAGCCGGTCAGTTTTCGCTGGGCATGAAACAACGGCTGGCATTGGCCATGGCGTTGCTGCACCACCCCAGGCTGCTGATACTGGACGAGCCTACCAACGGCCTGGACCCCAATGGTATCATCGAGATGCGTGAGTTACTGAAGAAGATCAACCGGGAGCAGGGCATCAGTATTTTGATCTCCAGCCATCTGCTGCCCGAAATAGAAAAGCTGGCCACCCATATCGGTATCATCAGCAAAGGCCGTATGGTGTTTGAAGGCAGCCTGGAGCAATTGTCAGGCCTGCGGCGGCAGGTGAGAGGCTACCTGCTGGAAACGACAGACAATGCCGTTGCCGCGAAGCTTTTATCAGCCAGGGACATCCCCATTGTGACAGACACGGAAGGAATACAGCTGCCGGCATTGCCGGTGGCGGTCATCACGGAGCTGAACAGTCAGCTGGTGCAGCGTGGTATCGGCGTATATGGCATCCAGCCGGTTAAAAATGATCTTGAAACAATTTTCATGGACCTTATTCAACCTTAA
- a CDS encoding YMGG-like glycine zipper-containing protein, with product MKQIVLALATVVTLFACNSNSTDTAAAVEKAKKETIDSINAINVAKQQVIDSINTIHHSAHKGQRIESPERNSYAAPNTVAADNTPAAAPAPAPAPQKKKGWSHTAKGAVVGAGAGAITGAIVNPDHVKGAAIGAIIGAGVGAGTGAIVDHSKKKKAAQQ from the coding sequence ATGAAACAGATAGTTTTAGCCTTGGCCACTGTAGTAACTCTTTTCGCCTGTAACAGTAACAGCACAGACACTGCCGCAGCGGTTGAAAAGGCCAAAAAAGAAACGATCGATTCCATCAACGCCATCAATGTAGCGAAACAACAGGTAATCGATTCTATCAACACTATCCACCACTCTGCTCATAAAGGCCAGCGGATCGAATCGCCGGAACGTAACAGTTACGCAGCGCCCAACACCGTAGCAGCCGACAATACTCCCGCCGCGGCACCCGCTCCGGCCCCTGCTCCTCAAAAGAAAAAAGGATGGAGCCATACCGCTAAAGGCGCAGTAGTTGGTGCAGGCGCTGGCGCCATCACCGGTGCCATCGTAAACCCTGACCATGTGAAAGGTGCAGCCATCGGTGCCATCATCGGTGCTGGCGTAGGTGCCGGTACCGGCGCGATCGTTGATCACTCCAAAAAGAAAAAAGCAGCACAGCAATAG